Proteins from a genomic interval of Zingiber officinale cultivar Zhangliang chromosome 1B, Zo_v1.1, whole genome shotgun sequence:
- the LOC122041983 gene encoding cytochrome b5-like: HVTSFLEDHPGGDEILLAATGKDATNDFDDIGHSNSARDMMAKYYIGQIDSSTVPAKRVYVPLQQAPNIPDKSSEFLIKILQFLVPILILGLALAVRKFTKVD, translated from the exons CATGTCACCTCATTTTTGGAAGATCATCCAGGTGGTGATGAGATTTTGCTTGCCGCAACTG GAAAGGATGCCACCAATGATTTTGATGATATAGGTCACAGTAATTCTGCCAGGGATATGATGGCAAAGTACTACATTGGCCAGATAGATTCTTCAACTGTTCCAGCAAAGCGCGTTTATGTACCACTTCAGCAGGCACCCAACATCCCCGATAAATCATCCGAGTTCTTGATCAAAATATTGCAGTTCCTTGTGCCCATATTGATCTTGGGCCTGGCACTAGCCGTCCGAAAGTTCACCAAAGTAGATTAG